In Panthera leo isolate Ple1 chromosome B3, P.leo_Ple1_pat1.1, whole genome shotgun sequence, a single genomic region encodes these proteins:
- the EMC4 gene encoding ER membrane protein complex subunit 4 isoform X1, whose product MTAQGSLVANRGRRFKWAIELSGPGGGSRSRSDRGGGQGDSLYPVGYLDKQVPDTSVQETDRILVEKRCWDIALGPLKQIPMNLFIMYMAGNTISIFPTMMVCMMAWRPIQALMAISATFKMLESSSQKFLQGLVYLIGNLMGLALAVYKCQSMGLLPTHASDWLAFIEPPERMEFSGGGLLL is encoded by the exons ATGACGGCccaggggagcctggtggctaACCGAGGCCGGCGCTTCAAGTGGGCCATTGAACTGAGCgggcctggaggaggcagcag GAGCCGAAGTGACCGGGGCGGTGGCCAGGGAGACTCGCTGTACCCTGTTGGCTACCTGGACAAGCAAGTGCCTGATACCAGCGTGCAGGAGACAGACCGGATTCTGGTGGAGAAG CGCTGCTGGGATATCGCCTTGGGTCCCCTCAAACAGATTCCCATGAACCTCTTCATCATGTACATGGCAGGCAATACTATCTCCATCTTCCCTACTATGATGGTGTGTATGATGGCTTGGCGGCCCATTCAGGCACTTATGGCCATTTCAGCCA CTTTCAAGATGCTAGAAAGTTCAAGTCAGAAGTTTCTGCAGGGTTTGGTATATCTCATTGGAAACCTCATGGGTTTGGCACTGGCTGTTTATAAGTGCCAGTCAATGGGACTGTTGCCTACACATGCATCAGATTGGTTAGCCTTCATTGAGCCCCCTGAG AGGATGGAGTTCAGTGGTGGTGGACTGCTTCTGTGA
- the EMC4 gene encoding ER membrane protein complex subunit 4 isoform X2 — translation MNLFIMYMAGNTISIFPTMMVCMMAWRPIQALMAISATFKMLESSSQKFLQGLVYLIGNLMGLALAVYKCQSMGLLPTHASDWLAFIEPPERMEFSGGGLLL, via the exons ATGAACCTCTTCATCATGTACATGGCAGGCAATACTATCTCCATCTTCCCTACTATGATGGTGTGTATGATGGCTTGGCGGCCCATTCAGGCACTTATGGCCATTTCAGCCA CTTTCAAGATGCTAGAAAGTTCAAGTCAGAAGTTTCTGCAGGGTTTGGTATATCTCATTGGAAACCTCATGGGTTTGGCACTGGCTGTTTATAAGTGCCAGTCAATGGGACTGTTGCCTACACATGCATCAGATTGGTTAGCCTTCATTGAGCCCCCTGAG AGGATGGAGTTCAGTGGTGGTGGACTGCTTCTGTGA
- the EMC4 gene encoding ER membrane protein complex subunit 4 isoform X3, with product MTAQGSLVANRGRRFKWAIELSGPGGGSRSRSDRGGGQGDSLYPVGYLDKQVPDTSVQETDRILVEKRCWDIALGPLKQIPMNLFIMYMAGNTISIFPTMMVCMMAWRPIQALMAISAKDGVQWWWTASVNLRKKYLVPLYQDPIYNLFMSSGSSFTY from the exons ATGACGGCccaggggagcctggtggctaACCGAGGCCGGCGCTTCAAGTGGGCCATTGAACTGAGCgggcctggaggaggcagcag GAGCCGAAGTGACCGGGGCGGTGGCCAGGGAGACTCGCTGTACCCTGTTGGCTACCTGGACAAGCAAGTGCCTGATACCAGCGTGCAGGAGACAGACCGGATTCTGGTGGAGAAG CGCTGCTGGGATATCGCCTTGGGTCCCCTCAAACAGATTCCCATGAACCTCTTCATCATGTACATGGCAGGCAATACTATCTCCATCTTCCCTACTATGATGGTGTGTATGATGGCTTGGCGGCCCATTCAGGCACTTATGGCCATTTCAGCCA AGGATGGAGTTCAGTGGTGGTGGACTGCTTCTGTGAACCTGAGAAAGAAGTACCTGGTGCCTTTGTATCAGGATCCCATTTACAACCTTTTCATGTCCAGTGGCTCCTCCTTCACATACTAA